From a single Methanobrevibacter sp. genomic region:
- a CDS encoding ribbon-helix-helix domain-containing protein, which yields MSDIDKITIRVPTELKKELQIIAIQNDTNMSEIIKELLTDYVKQYNKQ from the coding sequence ATGAGTGACATAGATAAAATAACAATAAGAGTTCCAACGGAACTAAAAAAAGAGCTGCAAATAATTGCAATACAAAATGACACCAACATGTCTGAAATAATCAAAGAGTTACTAACAGATTATGTTAAACAATACAATAAACAGTAA